The genomic DNA AAGAGCTGGTAAAGGGGCCATAATATTTCCCCAAGGGGGGGACAGTTTTACGGGTGATGATCACTTTAGGAAATCGATCATTTGTAATACATAAATAGGGATAGGTTTTGCCATCTTTTAGTAAGATATTATACCGTGGCTGCAATGCTTTGATCAGGTTGTTTTCTAAAAGAAGGGCTTCATATTCGGAATGTACAGCGGTATAGGCAATAGAAACAACGTGTGTAACCATACGCGCTGTTTTTAGATTATGTACTTTACCAGCAGTAAAATAATCACTTACCCTTTTTTTTATATTTTTCGCCTTACCTACATAAATAACCTCTTCTTTATGGTTATAGAACAGATAAATACCTGGTAAGGTAGGCAGATGTTGTATATCACTAGGAGTATAGCGTGGCGTTTCCATACCCTAAAGCTACAAAATCCATAGCTATTTGCATTGGTTAAGCCAAAGATGGGGGGATGATATACCTATCGCTCCATCAAATCCAACTGGTCAATCAAAGCGGTAACACGTTCGCCTTGGACAACCGAACGGTCAATCAGAAATTTTAAATTGGGTACTTTATGCATTTTACCTGCCACCCTTTTGCCCAATAGCCTTCTAATGGTATTTTTATGGCCATTAATCTTTTGCAATAATGCTTCCTGATCGTTATGCCCCCCCTTTTGAAACCCGATTGCTAATGGCAATTTTGGTGTCGAAAGAGGGCTATTTAGCGCAAAACTCAGGTAAATTTTTGCCAGACTCAAATCACTACTTAACACAACTGTTGTAACCGAGGCAAACGCATTGTCCAATAACCTAGGGCTTTCTGCCAGAAACAACATGCCTAACTCTTTTTGAATCATTTTAGCGATTTGCTGTGTTCTCACATTATTAGTAGCTTGTGTCATCTTTTTATGCAAGTAATGCCATAATCATTTTCACAAATTGATCTGCCTCCAACGAAGCTCCTCCGATAAGCCCACCCGCTACATCAGCACAACCAAATATAGCTGCTGCATTTTGGGGATTACAGCTTCCACCATATAAAATGGGGACATTACCGACTCCATAGTGATTCGATAAAATTCCCCTTATAAAGGTATGCATTTCTGTAATCTCTTCCATCGTAGCTACTTGTCCGGTACCAATCGCCCAAACAGGCTCGTAAGCAATGACTAAGGTTTCTATTTCCTTTGGAGTAAGGTCCACTAAACTTTCTTGTAATTGTTGCTGAACCATCGCTTTATGGTTACCGCTTCTGCGTGCTGCTAAACTTTCTCCACAGCAAAAAAAAGGTTGCATACCCGCCTCTAATACCCTTTTGATTTTTTTAGCTAAAAGGGGGTGATCCTCTTTTTGGTAATTCCTCCGTTCACTATGCCCGATCAACACCCCACTTACACCTATAGAGGCCAACATCGCAGCAGATACCTCTCCAGTAAAAGCGCCTTCTGCCTCATGGTGACAGTTTTGGGCAAGCAGTTGAATCGACTTCTGGTCGCCTAGTAAGGCTGCTATAGCTGGCAAATGCAGAAAAGAAGGAGCAATATATAAGGCCAATGCTGTATCACAAATAGCTAGAGGCCTAATCGCTTCCAACTGAGGCAACAATTGTTGCATAAAGACAACGGCTTCTTGGACCGTTTTGTACATTTTCCAATTGCCTATAAGGTATTTTTTTTTCATCACTGCTTTTATTATGTTAGATACAAAACTGCTTTAAGCGCAGCCACTGTTTTGGCTACATTAGGCAAAATAGCCTCTATTAAAGTAGGTGCATAGGGAAGCGGTACATCCAAGCTATTAACTTTTTGAATAGGGGCATCTAAATAGTCAAAAGCATGCTTTTGGACCTGATAGGCTATTTCAGAAGCAATGGAAGCCAGCGGCCAAGCTTCTTCTACAATCACCAAACGGTTGGTTTTTTTTACCGACTGAATGATGGTAGAGAGATCCAACGGGCGAACGGTACGCAAATCAATTAATTCTACTGCAATACCTTGCGTTTGCATCGCTTGTGCTGCTTCATGTGCCACTTTCATCATTTTGCCAAAAGAAACTAGGGTTACATCTTTGCCCTCTTGTATGAGATTGGCTTTACCTATTGGCACTAGATAGGTTTCTGCAGGGACGGCTCCTAAGTCGCCATACATTAATTCGGATTCCATAAAGATTACAGGATCATCATCTCTAATGGCACTTTTAAGCAGCCCCTTGGCATCATAGGGAGTCGAAGGAACGACTACTTTAAGTCCTGGGCAGTTGGCATACCAATTTTCAAAGTTTTGAGAATGTTGCGCACCCAACATACCTGCATTGCCCGTTGGACCTCTGAATACAATAGGTACATGGTATTGTCCACCCGACATGGCATACATTTTCGCAGCTCCATTTACAATCTGATCTATGGCTACTAAAGAAAAATTAAAGGTCATAAACTCTATAATAGGACGTAAACCATTCATAGCAGCCCCCACCCCTAGGCCAGCAAAACCCGCCTCACTAATAGGTGTATCTATTACCCTGTTAGCCCCAAAACGTTCCAACATACCTTGGCTTACCTTATAAGCACCATTGTATGCAGCTACCTCCTCACCCATCAAAAAGATCATTTCATCTCTTTGCATTTCCTCTACCATTGCCTCTCGCAATGCTTCTCTAAATTGTATGGTCCGCATTTCTTACCATTTTATAAAATCAAATACCCTCTATCAAAGCAAGGGGGGTAATCATTACTTAAGATAGTCCTTTAAAGCACTTCTAATTTCTTGAGCAGATAGGTTGTTTTCCATGGCACCCTTTCTAGCTATGGATATCTGGCCAGACTCTTCTGAAACAATCAGAACCAACGCATCTGTTATCTCGGTAAGCCCAACAGCTGCTTTATGACGCAATCCAAACCGAGCCGCCATATTGGGATGCTCCGTCACAGGCAAGATACACCTTGCTGCCACAATCCTATTGCTATGAATAATCACAGCACCATCATGCAATGGGCTATATTTATTAAATATAGCAATCAATAACCGAGCAGAAACTACTGCATTAATCAAATCACCAGATTCTTCGTAGTAGCGCAGGTCTGCATCCTTTGTAAAAACGATCAGTGCACCTGTATTGCTTCCCCCTAGTGTTTGAACAGCCTTTACCACTGGTGTTACATCCACTTCACTTTTTTTATGCGCCAACCAAGGAATCATTTGCACAATTGTCGCCTTACTGCCCATAAGGGCTGTACCCATGCTAAACAAGAAATGACGGATCTCCCTTTGAAAAAGAATAATGGGAACGATAGGGCTAGTAAATAGGCTCAAAATAGATGTCAGCACCGTCAGATGTAAAGCCCGAACAATCCAGTAAAAAAAACAGACAACCAAAAAACCCAAAATGCTCTTTACAGCTATGCTCCCCTTGAGTAACTTATATGCCCAATAGACCAAGCAACCAAATAGCGCCATATCAACGACAAGCCTAAAACGAATGTCCCAGCTCTCAAGATATAATAGGTTCAATGGCATGAATTAAATAATTTTTAGATTGACAATCAAAACAGTTTACATAAATCAGGTGTATAAAAATCTATCAGTCAATATGCCCAGCAAGCTGCTTTTAGACTAAGCTTGTGTTAAAAAAAACGATTTTGTTGCCAACAAAGCAAGTGTAAAAATAACTAAAAAGTTACGAATTGTAAACAATGAAGCTATATAGAAGGCCTTATTATTTTTAATATTGATAATCAAATTTTATAATCAAAAAAAAGATTTTCTAAAAAACCTTGATGCCTACTGCGCCACAAAAAATAGAGGCCAAGAAAGGGGTAAGCATGTTAAATATTTTTATTATAGGTAAATTTTTAGTAAAATTGCCAAGTAGCTGCTGGAATTTCAAGGAATAGGAGGAGCTTAAAGAGGAATATATTTAACAACATTATTATGCTTAATATGCTTAAAAAGCTCATATTCTACGAAAAGCTATGGTTCATATTAATAGCTTCAGTCCATATAATGGGAGGAAATTGTAGATCTACTCGTTCTCTTCCTCTTACCCTTCCTCCTGCTACCCGAATAGAGAATACTCATAAATCAAGCCAAAAAGCTCCCATTCAGCCAAACCAGCTAGAGGGCGATACAGGCAGTCTACATTCAGACATTAGTGACTCCTCAGGGATCTCTACTGGCAGTTCCGCTTCAGGTTATTCTAATAGGAGTAGTTCATCAGGAACCTCTAGTGGGTATTATTCCTCAGGAGGGTCAACTTCTCCTCCCCCGCCCCCCTCTCCTCCTCCTACCCCAACCGATTTTGCAGGACTACCGAATATGGGCAACACATGTTATATGAATGCAGTATTGCAAATTATTGCAGCTTTGTATCCAGATGAAGTGCAAGAACAAAATATTAATTATTTAGAAAATTCCAACAATGCAATTAATAATGGTCATTATCCATTAAATCCTGATAAAGTACAGGGCTTTATATCTTCTTTCCCAGAAAAAGCGAAAAACATCGCCACATCAGGTCAACAATACGATCCTGATGAGTTTATCATGGCGCTTGGTGGAGCAGAACTTTTACATCATATTTGTTATACTGAAAGCTTCCTTTGTAAAAGAAAAAGAGGCGATGAACAAGTTCTTTATAAAAAAGAGAGCCCTAAGCAACCCGAATACGGATTGCAAGTAAGTCTTAACAGGGAATCTATCACGAAACTTAGCCTGAGTGACATGATTGCATCCGGTAGAGAAGAACTAGTGGATGATGAAGGTATATCAATCGATTCATGGGATAGTTACAAGCCCTACACGGGCACTAAATCTTCTTTTCTAAAAGAAAAAGAAAGTCAGCTAACCCCTCAAGAAGGAAATCGTTTAAAACAGTATATCAAACAACAAGTGATCAATAAACTTCCTGATAAATTATACATACAATTAAAGCGATATACAAACCATAACACAAAAATAGAAGATCTTGTCCATGGAACAATGGAAATTACCATTAAACCA from Cardinium endosymbiont of Philonthus spinipes includes the following:
- a CDS encoding pyruvate dehydrogenase complex E1 component subunit beta, which encodes MRTIQFREALREAMVEEMQRDEMIFLMGEEVAAYNGAYKVSQGMLERFGANRVIDTPISEAGFAGLGVGAAMNGLRPIIEFMTFNFSLVAIDQIVNGAAKMYAMSGGQYHVPIVFRGPTGNAGMLGAQHSQNFENWYANCPGLKVVVPSTPYDAKGLLKSAIRDDDPVIFMESELMYGDLGAVPAETYLVPIGKANLIQEGKDVTLVSFGKMMKVAHEAAQAMQTQGIAVELIDLRTVRPLDLSTIIQSVKKTNRLVIVEEAWPLASIASEIAYQVQKHAFDYLDAPIQKVNSLDVPLPYAPTLIEAILPNVAKTVAALKAVLYLT
- a CDS encoding DNA integrity scanning protein DisA nucleotide-binding domain protein, whose product is MPLNLLYLESWDIRFRLVVDMALFGCLVYWAYKLLKGSIAVKSILGFLVVCFFYWIVRALHLTVLTSILSLFTSPIVPIILFQREIRHFLFSMGTALMGSKATIVQMIPWLAHKKSEVDVTPVVKAVQTLGGSNTGALIVFTKDADLRYYEESGDLINAVVSARLLIAIFNKYSPLHDGAVIIHSNRIVAARCILPVTEHPNMAARFGLRHKAAVGLTEITDALVLIVSEESGQISIARKGAMENNLSAQEIRSALKDYLK
- a CDS encoding ribosome-binding factor A, giving the protein MRTQQIAKMIQKELGMLFLAESPRLLDNAFASVTTVVLSSDLSLAKIYLSFALNSPLSTPKLPLAIGFQKGGHNDQEALLQKINGHKNTIRRLLGKRVAGKMHKVPNLKFLIDRSVVQGERVTALIDQLDLMER
- a CDS encoding ubiquitin carboxyl-terminal hydrolase family protein; this translates as MGGNCRSTRSLPLTLPPATRIENTHKSSQKAPIQPNQLEGDTGSLHSDISDSSGISTGSSASGYSNRSSSSGTSSGYYSSGGSTSPPPPPSPPPTPTDFAGLPNMGNTCYMNAVLQIIAALYPDEVQEQNINYLENSNNAINNGHYPLNPDKVQGFISSFPEKAKNIATSGQQYDPDEFIMALGGAELLHHICYTESFLCKRKRGDEQVLYKKESPKQPEYGLQVSLNRESITKLSLSDMIASGREELVDDEGISIDSWDSYKPYTGTKSSFLKEKESQLTPQEGNRLKQYIKQQVINKLPDKLYIQLKRYTNHNTKIEDLVHGTMEITIKPDPNKEDTVRFALEGFILHKGTTTGGHYIAYVKRNGKWYEANDSSIKTTEQTDVIDASKEAYLLFYRKKQ
- the tpiA gene encoding triose-phosphate isomerase, which codes for MKKKYLIGNWKMYKTVQEAVVFMQQLLPQLEAIRPLAICDTALALYIAPSFLHLPAIAALLGDQKSIQLLAQNCHHEAEGAFTGEVSAAMLASIGVSGVLIGHSERRNYQKEDHPLLAKKIKRVLEAGMQPFFCCGESLAARRSGNHKAMVQQQLQESLVDLTPKEIETLVIAYEPVWAIGTGQVATMEEITEMHTFIRGILSNHYGVGNVPILYGGSCNPQNAAAIFGCADVAGGLIGGASLEADQFVKMIMALLA